In a single window of the Neospora caninum Liverpool complete genome, chromosome VIIa genome:
- a CDS encoding putative lysine decarboxylase, whose amino-acid sequence MLERRGTLRYGAARRLRQFGSRDSILLTPGASFSMQSSSGLFLPQLGAAEPRSLSRDSDSPRDFDVDSAMRTNPRHMRGGYPGQGDRDRGERERSRSYLGHAPLGRGLSPANGGDGREDSGGYGGRGQLAGRGGRDRDDASEGDSALGRGLYWAGEKSRGERGDARLADMTSALSITTEDDFAAGGPNAEHAWLRKADTFTQADEDLVSSETTYVAMLREELWQALSAHVAMWRKEKIEAGLNCLEQIEWFWGAEGMQKVHEVRALVKDNKMDSAGVVISSVTASMSSVTGSMQGRHHCFYVLVVVPPCTFRNRDHRVNLAAELRRIASKEQSQDSSLVYRIVEVDSIRRALLATIVNPDILAVVLQDNVPIEHSHSSHALVGFEAFVRGIDVFVETPVTKMRAGAPVLATVIQSIAQCRSNIDVFCVCTAMGLATLEPVSHLVKRAFFPNDDHSDLHEAILAGVRSKMRCPFFEALRRYAERPIGVFHALAISRGNSVRRSKWIQGLIEFYGVNLFKAESSATCGGLDSLLDPHGSLLDAQNLAARAYDANYAFFVTNGTSTSNKIVLQAVLRPGDVVLVDRDCHKSHHYGFVLAGSSPCYLDAYPLHRFSMYGGVPLEAIKRTLLAYRSAGRVAEVKLLVLTNCTFDGIVYNVKRVVEECLAIAPHLVFLFDEAWFSYAMFHPILKRRTAMHAANEIRRCLMEGRYHRRFQELLETLGTDDLTSVDAETLVKTRLYPDPRRMRVRVYATHSIHKSLTALRQGSMILVNDDLFESHVHTPFKEAYYTHMSTSPNYQILATIDVGRSQMELEGYGLVERQIEAAFFIRRLLTRDLLVRKYFTVLSPRDMIPAAMRKHSKALLGEEALQCEMNLQTLEQVWLTDDEFVLDPTRITLFTGLSGLDGDTFKVKWLMDKYGIQINKTSRNSVLFMTNIGTTRSSCVFLKACIRSCAQELEMHRLMSSTRELEEVNDAIRALVEDCPDLPNFSAFHPAFKKTLFPHDVCEPPNEPSPAAEGGASEGSGDGAKPARERERGDGDQKGATAGSTPGEDALSLVRDGDLRAAFYLAYDEDVVRYLSLRETKEAILRGEQLVATTFVIPYPPGFPVAVPGQVLTLALVDFLLKLDVKEIHGFDHKLGFRLFTEGILNDQLRQRRAAEREKTDLQGMRLLPSAPQNVNVTVSPPCGATVESEASPPSVSAGRETPDNAAKSSSSANGNELDSNHAKTGSTSTNDTRRSDTSSSPPPSGREGKREPNP is encoded by the exons ATGTTGGAGCGTCGCGGGACTCTTCGATACGGCGCAgcccgtcgcctgcgtcagTTTGGTTCGCGCGACAGCATCCTCCTGACCCCCGGCGCGTCGTTCTCGATGCAGTCGTCTTCGGGCCTGTTCCTCCCGCAACTCGGTGCCGCGGAgccgcgctcgctctcgcgcgacTCGGACTCTCCGCGCGACTTCGACGTCGACTCCGCGATGCGCACGAACCCCCGACACATGCGCGGGGGCTACCCCGgccaaggagacagggacaggGGCGAGCGGGAGCGAAGTCGCAGCTACCTGGGGCACGCGCCGCTCGGCAGAGGCCTGTCGCCTGCcaacggcggagacggccgagAGGACTCCGGCGGCTACGGCGGGCGAGGCCAGCTGGCTGGCCGTGGggggcgagacagggacgacGCGTCCGAGGGCGACTCGGCGCTGGGTCGCGGCCTGTACTgggcgggcgagaagagccgaggcgagaggggcgacGCCAGACTCGCCGACATGACTTCGGCGCTCTCAATCACAACTGAGGACGACTTCGCGGCCGGAGGCCCCAATGCCGAGCACGCCTGGCTCCGGAAGGCTGACACTTTCACCCAGGCAGACGAAGACCTCGTCAGCTCGGAGACAACCTACGTCGCGATGCTGCGCGAGGAACTATGGCAGGCGCTCTCTGCCCACGTCGCCATGtggcggaaagagaaaattGAGGCCGGCCTGAACTGTCTAGAACAG ATCGAGTGGTTCTGGGGCGCCGAGGGTATGCAGAAGGTCCATGAAGTCCGCGCTCTCGTGAAGGACAACAAAATGGACTCTGCTGGCGTCGTCATCTCGAGCGTCACGGCCTCCATGTCCTCCGTCACAG gGAGCATGCAGGGGCGCCACCACTGTTTCTACGTCTTGGTGGTGGTTCCGCCGTGCACGTTTCGGAACAGAGACCACCGGGTGAATTTGGCAGCGGAGTTGCGTCGCATCGCGTCGAAGGAGCAGTCGCAGGACTCGTCTCTGGTGTATCGGATCGTGGAGGTGGACAGCATCCGCCGGGCCCTCCTCGCAACGATTGTGAACCCAGACATCCTGGCAGTGGTGCTTCAGGACAACGTCCCGATCGAGCACTCGCACTCGTCGCACGCCCTCGTGGGGTTCGAGGCGTTCGTGCGCGGGATCGACGTGTTCGTCGAAACGCCTGTGACGAAGATGCGCGCGGGCGCGCCGGTTCTCGCCACCGTGATTCAGAGCATCGCGCAGTGCCGGAGCAACATCgacgtcttctgcgtctgcaCGGCGATGGGTCTGGCCACGCTCGAGCCGGTGAGTCACCTCGTGAAgcgcgcgttcttccccaACGACGATCACTCGGACCTCCACGAGGCGATCTTGGCGGGCGTCCGGAGCAAGATGCGCTGCCCGTTCTTCGAGGCGCTCCGCAGATACGCCGAACGGCCGATCGGCGTCTTCCACGCCCTCGCGATCTCCCGCGGAAACTCGGTCCGCAGGAGCAAGTGGATCCAAGGCCTGATCGAGTTTTACGGCGTCAACCTGTTCAAGGCTGAAAGCAGCGCGACGTGCGGCGGCCTCGACTCCCTCCTCGACCCCCACGGATCGCTCCTCGACGCCCAAAacctcgccgcgcgcgcctaCGACGCGAACTACGCGTTCTTCGTCACCAACGGGACTTCCACCTCAAACAAAATCGTCCTCCAG GCTGTCCTGCGCCCGGGCGACGTCGTTCTCGTGGATCGCGACTGCCACAAGTCGCACCATTACGGCTTTGTTCTCGCGGGAAGTTCGCCCTGTTACTTGGACGCCTACCCACTTCATCGCTTTTCCATGTACGGGGGGGTTCCGCTCGAGGCGATCAAACGCACGCTGCTGGCGTACCGGTCTGCGGGCCGCGTGGCCGAAGTGAAGCTCCTCGTCCTGACAAATTGCACCTTCGACGGCATCGTCTACAACGTGAAACGCGTGGTGGAGGAGTGTCTGGCGATTGCCCCGcacctcgtctttctcttcgacGAGGCCTGGTTCTCCTACGCCATGTTCCACCCCATCCTCAAAAGGCGGACGGCGATGCATGCGGCCAACGAAATCCGAAGATGC CTGATGGAAGGCCGGTACCACCGACGCTTCCAGGAGCTCCTGGAGACGCTGGGGACTGACGACCTGACTTCAGTtgacgcggagacgctggTGAAGACGCGGCTGTACCCGGACCCGCGCCGCATGCGAGTCCGAGTGTACGCAACGCACTCCATCCACAAATCCTTGACTGCGCTGCGACAGGGCAGTATGATTCTCGTGAACGACGACTTGTTCGAGTCTCACGTCCACACGCCGTTCAAAGAGGCGTACTACACACACATGTCGACGTCGCCAAACTACCAGATTCTCGCGACGATCGACGTCGGACGGTCGCAGATGGAACTCGAGGGATACGGCCTCGTCGAACGCCAAATTGAAGCCGCCTTCTTCATTCGCAGGCTCCTCACCCGAGACCTTCTCGTCCGGAAATACTTCACG gttctctcccctcgcgaCATGATTCCGGCTGCGATGAGGAAACACAGCAAAGCACTCctgggagaagaggcgctgcAGTGTGAGATGAACTTGCAAACCCTCGAACAGGTCTGGCTCACCGACGACGAATTTGTCCTCGATCCCACGCGAATTACACTCTTCACAGG CCTGTCAGGCCTCGACGGGGACACCTTCAAAGTGAAGTGGCTGATGGACAAGTACGGGATTCAGATCAACAAGACCTCTCGGAATTCTGTTTTGTTCATGACCAACATCGGCACCACGCGGTCGTCGTGCGTATTCTTGAAGGCGTGCATTCGGAGCTGCGCCCAAGAGCTGGAAATGCACCGGCTGATGAGTTCGACGCGCGAGCTGGAGGAAGTGAATGACGCCATTCGGGCTCTCGTTGAAGACTGCCCAGATCTGCCGAACTTCTCCGCCTTTCACCCGGCGTTCAAAAAGACGCTGTTTCCCCACGACGTCTGTGAGCCTCCGAACGAACCGAGCCCAGCGGCAGAAGGCGGGGCGTCGGAAGGTTCGGGCGACGGAGCAAagccggcgagagagcgagagcgaggagacggagaccaGAAAGGGGCGACCGCAGGCTCGACgccaggcgaagacgcactCTCTCTCGTCAGAGATGGCGACTTGAGAGCGGCGTTCTACCTCGCCTACGATGAAGACGTCGTCAGATACCTTTCTCttcgagagacgaaagaagcaaTTCTCCGGGGCGAACAGCTCGTCGCCACCACCTTCGTCATCCCCTATCCTCCAGGCTTCCCTGTCGCGGTTCCTGGACAG GTTTTGACCCTCGCTTTGGTCGACTTTTTGCTCAAACTGGACGTGAAAGAGATCCACGGATTTGACCACAAACTCGGGTTTCGTCTTTTCACGGAGGGGATCTTGAACGATCAACTTCGGCAGCGCCGAGCGGCtgaacgcgagaaaacagatCTGCAGGgcatgcgtctccttccATCTGCGCCGCAAAACGTGAATGTGACAGTCAGCCCTCCCTGTGGAGCCACGGTGGAGAGcgaggcctcgccgccgAGTGTTTCTGCGGGCCGAGAAACACCCGACAACGCGGCGAAATCTTCGTCTTCAGCGAACGGCAACGAGCTAGACTCGAATCACGCGAAAACCGGCAGCACTTCCACGAATGACACACGAAGAAGTGACACGTCCAGCAGTCCGCCTCCAAGCGGTAGGGAAGGCAAAAGAGAGCCGAACCCGTGA